The DNA sequence GCCCGAATCCGGCCGTCGTCGGCGATGACCCCCGGGTTGTCCTTCTCGAACGGGACGTTCAGGTCGGCGCGCAGCAGCACGCGCCGACCCGACACACCCTCGGCGAGAAGGTCGTCGAGAGTGGTTACCTGGCTCACAGGGACGCGCCCACCAGCTTGACCAGGTCCACCAGGCGGTTGGAGTAGCCCCACTCGTTGTCGTACCAGCCGACGACCTTGACCTGGTCGCCGATCACCTTGGTCAGGCCGGCGTCGAAGATGCACGACGCCGGGTCGGTGACGATGTCGGCCGACACGATCGGGTCCTCGGTGTAGGTGAGGATGCCGGCCAGCGGGCCCTGCGCGGCGGCCTTGACCGCGGCGTTGACCTCTTCGACGGTGGTCTCGCGGCCGACGGTGACGGTCAGGTCGGTGGCCGAGCCGGTCGGGATCGGCACCCGCAGCGCGTAGCCGTCCAGCTTGCCCTTGAGCTCCGGCAGCACCAGGCCGATCGCCTTGGCGGCGCCGGTCGAGGTCGGCACGATGTTCAGCGCGGCGGCGCGGGCCCGGCGCAGGTCCTTGTGCGGGCCGTCCTGCAGGTTCTGGTCCTGGGTGTACGCGTGGATGGTGGTCATCAGGCCGCGCTCGATGCCGAACGTGTCCTGCAGCACCTTGGCCATCGGGGCGAGGCAGTTGGTGGTGCAGGAGGCGTTCGAGATGATCGTGTGCTTGGCCGGGTCGTACTGGCCGTCGTTGACGCCGAGCACGACGGTGAAGTCCTCGTTCTTGGCCGGGGCCGAGATGATCACCTTCTTGGCGCCGCCGTCGACGTGCGCCTTGGCCTTGGTGGCGTCGGTGAAGAAGCCGGTCGACTCGATCACCACGTCGGCGCCGAGCTCACCCCAGGGCAGCTTGGCCGGGTCGCGCTCGGCGAGGGCCTTGATGGTCTGCCCGCCGACGGTGATCTCGTCGCCGCTGGCCTTCACCTCGTGCGGCAGCCGGCCCAGGATGCTGTCGTACTTGAGCAGGTGCGCGGTGGTCGCGGTGTCGCCCAGGTCGTTGAAGGCGACGATCTGGATGTCCGCGCCGGAGGCGAGCACCGCCCGCGTGAAGTTACGGCCGATACGGCCGAAGCCGTTGATGCCAACCCGGATGGTCACAGGTCCCATCTCCTTGCTTCTCGCCCGTCCGGGCCGGAGCCGGACGGATTGGTGTGCGCCGACCGCGTGGCGGGCCGGGCGCCGATCAGATGATCCGGCTGGTCACGCCGCAGCCGTACGTGGCTCGGGCGGGACACCCGAGGCGGTGGTCGCGGCGGGAGAGCCGGGTGCCGGCCCCGTCGCCGTACACTGCGACCCTATCCGAGAAGCCCGTGCCGTGTTGCGCCGGGGCGTCCGGTCACCCTGGTTCACAACTGGTGTTCACCCGACGAGCATCTCCGCCGTCACCGCGTCCTCGGTGTCCGGAATGCCGAGATCGCGGGCCCGTTTGTCGGCCAGCGCCAGCAGCCGCCGGATCCGCCCTGCGATCGCGTCCTTGGTCAGCGGCGGGTCGGCCAGGGCGCCCAGCTCCTCCAGCGACGCCTGGCGGTGCTCCAGCCGCAGCCGGCCCGCCGACGTCAGATGCCGCGGGGCGTCGTCGGCGAGGATCTCCAACGCCCGGGTCACCCGGGCGGCGGCGGCCACCGCCGCCCGGGCCGAGCGGCGCAGGTTGGCGTCGTCGAAGTTGGCCAACCGGTTCGCGGTGGCCCGCACCTCCCGGCGTACCCGCCGCTCCTCCCAGGTCAGCACGCTGGAGTGCGCGCCGATCCGGGTGAGCAGCGCGGCGATCGCGTCACCGTCCTTGACCACCACCCGGTCGACGCCGCGCACCTCGCGTGCCTTGGCGGCGATCCCCAGCCGCCGGGCGGCACCGACCAGCGCCAGCGCCGACTCCGGCCCCGGGCAGGTGATCTCCAACGCGCTGGACCGACCCGGCTCGGTCAACGACCCGTGCGACATGAACGCGCCCCGCCAGGCCGACACGGCGCAGCAGACGTTCGCCGACACCAGGTGCGGGGGCAGGCCACGC is a window from the Solwaraspora sp. WMMD792 genome containing:
- the gap gene encoding type I glyceraldehyde-3-phosphate dehydrogenase; translation: MTIRVGINGFGRIGRNFTRAVLASGADIQIVAFNDLGDTATTAHLLKYDSILGRLPHEVKASGDEITVGGQTIKALAERDPAKLPWGELGADVVIESTGFFTDATKAKAHVDGGAKKVIISAPAKNEDFTVVLGVNDGQYDPAKHTIISNASCTTNCLAPMAKVLQDTFGIERGLMTTIHAYTQDQNLQDGPHKDLRRARAAALNIVPTSTGAAKAIGLVLPELKGKLDGYALRVPIPTGSATDLTVTVGRETTVEEVNAAVKAAAQGPLAGILTYTEDPIVSADIVTDPASCIFDAGLTKVIGDQVKVVGWYDNEWGYSNRLVDLVKLVGASL
- the whiA gene encoding DNA-binding protein WhiA, which gives rise to MAMTAAVKDELSRVDVPKPCCRRAEMAALLRFSGGLHIVAGRVVVEAELDTNAVARRLRREVADVYGYSSEIHVLSPSGLRKGNHFIIRVVKDGEALARQTGLLDVRGRPVRGLPPHLVSANVCCAVSAWRGAFMSHGSLTEPGRSSALEITCPGPESALALVGAARRLGIAAKAREVRGVDRVVVKDGDAIAALLTRIGAHSSVLTWEERRVRREVRATANRLANFDDANLRRSARAAVAAAARVTRALEILADDAPRHLTSAGRLRLEHRQASLEELGALADPPLTKDAIAGRIRRLLALADKRARDLGIPDTEDAVTAEMLVG